A genomic window from Candidatus Denitrolinea symbiosum includes:
- a CDS encoding transcriptional regulator PadR-like family protein has product MDKPHYIGTLSPEMALLGLLYRAPAHGYDLHRKVAADLGQVWHLSQSQAYAILKRLEKRGDISGEEIPQEKLPPRLLLKMTGQGRARFLGWLETPSGGSTRAIRMEFVTRLYFIQMYFPEKTASAFRAQKEEAWKHIQRLQATLSALPDDQIHNRMSLELRLGQLETTLSWLDDWDRKIGTSK; this is encoded by the coding sequence ATGGACAAGCCGCATTACATCGGAACGTTATCGCCAGAAATGGCTTTGCTCGGTCTGCTTTACCGCGCCCCGGCGCACGGTTACGATTTGCATCGCAAAGTCGCGGCGGACCTAGGACAGGTCTGGCATCTCAGCCAAAGCCAGGCTTACGCCATCTTGAAGCGGCTCGAAAAACGCGGGGACATTTCAGGAGAGGAGATTCCCCAGGAAAAACTGCCGCCCCGCCTGTTGTTGAAGATGACCGGGCAGGGACGCGCCCGCTTCCTCGGTTGGCTGGAGACTCCCAGCGGCGGAAGCACGCGCGCCATCCGCATGGAATTCGTCACCCGCCTGTATTTCATCCAAATGTACTTCCCCGAGAAAACCGCCTCGGCCTTCCGCGCCCAAAAAGAGGAGGCGTGGAAACACATCCAACGATTGCAGGCGACGCTGTCCGCCCTACCCGACGATCAAATCCACAACCGCATGAGTTTGGAACTTCGGCTCGGACAACTGGAAACCACGTTAAGCTGGCTGGACGACTGGGACCGGAAG